Proteins encoded in a region of the Acomys russatus chromosome 14, mAcoRus1.1, whole genome shotgun sequence genome:
- the C14H11orf71 gene encoding uncharacterized protein C11orf71 homolog: MAQNSVSLSAGDQANRVAYRSSQGDLNPSAMAWAMVSGDSFLVTSLDPNQPGGPRPPARPSVRTDRRRMPVGGRSRSRSRQGRFSPYPIPGVKLDLLRSVLQQRLVALGNALAARISA; the protein is encoded by the coding sequence ATGGCCCAGAACTCGGTGTCGCTCTCCGCCGGCGATCAAGCCAACAGGGTGGCCTACCGGTCCTCCCAAGGAGATCTCAACCCGTCGGCCATGGCATGGGCGATGGTCTCCGGAGACAGCTTCCTGGTTACTAGTCTCGATCCGAATCAGCCAGGAGGACCTCGGCCGCCAGCGCGACCCAGCGTTCGAACCGACAGACGTCGAATGCCCGTCGGTGGCCGCAGCCGTAGCCGAAGCCGCCAAGGCAGATTCTCGCCTTACCCGATCCCAGGCGTCAAGCTCGACCTCTTAAGAAGTGTGCTGCAGCAGCGTCTGGTTGCGTTGGGAAATGCCCTCGCAGCCCGAATCTCAGCGTAG